GCATCGGCGTGGCGATCTTGTCACCGATGTAGCCAACGATTCCACACATGGGCGGTCAGGTCAAAGGGAAACGAGTGCGTCCAGCGGGCCGCGGGCCTGCGCGATGAGCGCGCGGGCGTCGGCGTCGGTCGGGGCTTCAGCGATCACACGCACGATGGGTTCGGTGCCCGACGGGCGCAGGTGCACCCAGCGGTCACTCCAATCGAGGCGCAGACCGTCCTGCGTATCGGCGCGCGCGTCGGCAAAGGCCGCGCGCAGCGCCTCGTACACCGCATCGAGCGGTGCATCGGGGCGATCCAGCTTGTCCTTCACGATCACATACTGCGGGCGTTCCGCCTTGAGCTGCGAAAGCGGACGTCCTTCTTCGTGCATGAGCTGCAGCATGAGCGCCGCACCCAGCGGCGCGTCGCGGCCCAAATGCAACTCGGGCAGAATCACACCACCGTTGCCCTCACCGCCAATCGTGGCGCCAAGATCGCGCATGGCGAGCGCCACATTCACTTCGCCCACCTTGGCAAAATGAAAGGGCACACCCATCTCGTCGGCGACGTCGGAGACGACCTTGCTGGTGGAGAGATTGGTCACCACCGGGCCGCGCCGATGCCGCAGCACCGCGCGCACTGCGAAGGCCAGCGTGTAGTCTTCACCGGGCGCCTTGCCGTCATCCAGCACCAGTGCGAGCCGATCGACATCCGGATCGGTCGCGAATCCCACATGGGCCTGCGTGGCACGCACCAGCGCTTCGAGCTCACCGAGGTTCTCGGGCACCGGCTCGGGCGGCCGATGGAAGCGCCCGTCGCTCTCCATGTTGATGCCGTACACCTCGCAGCCCAACTCACTCAGCAACGCGGGCATGATGACGCTGCCCGCGCCATGGCAGCAGTCGAGCGCAACACGGAATCGGCGGGAGCGGATGCCCTCCACATCAAGCCACGGCAGCGCAAGCAGCTGCTCAAGATGCCGCGCGACCGCCTCGTCATCACGCGTGATGTGACCGAGCTTGTCCCAGGTGGCGCGCGGAATGCCGGAGTCGAGCAGCGCCCGCATCTCCGCGCCTTCGGCCGCGGAAAGAAACAGTCCGGAGGGGCCAATGAACTTGAGTGCGTTCCACTCGATGGGGTTGTGACTGGCCGTGATGCCAAGGCCACCCGCGGCGTGGTGATGCTCCACCGCCAGCTGAATAGTGGGCGTGGGCGCCATACCGATGTCGATCACGGTGCAGCCCACCGACTCGAGCGCGCCATGTACAATGCGGGTGAACATGGGCCCCGACACGCGACTGTCGCGGCCCACGACGACCTTGAAGTTGCCGTCGCGTGAGGCCCACGCGCCGAACGCCGCCGCAAAGGTCGCGACCACCTCGGGCGTGAGCGCTTCCGCCACGCGCCCGCGCACTCCCGACACACTCACCATCAACCCATCGAACGCCATCGGTCTCCTCGTCGAGATCATGCCGGACCGACCGGGGTGGTCGGCATCCAGCGGCCGGCCCGTCCTGTCCCGTCAGTCCGGTCACGTGGAAACTAGGGGTGTCACGTGACGGGAACCAACAGTCACCACAGGAATGCGGGTCCTAGGCTGTCAGGAATACGACGACCAGGCAGACCCGGCGTTACGGTGGCGGCCCAGGTCCGCCCACCGGCCGGCGCTGCTATTGTGCGAGATGGATCCGCTCGGACTGCTTCCCTATGCCCTGGCCGCCGGCGGTGGCCGGGTGGACGGCCACGAAGCCTCGGCGCTGGTAGCGGCCGGTTTCACGCTGCTGCAGCGCTCGCTGCCTCTCGTGCGGGCACTCGGCACGGGGCCCGTGGCTGTACGGCCCGCTCGTTGGGCCGACTTTCTGGTCGCGTTGGCGGCGAGTGACGGGCGTGGCCTTTGTGTGCGGCCTCCGCATCAGGAAGCAGCCGGCTTCCTCTACCCGGAGCGGGAGCTGGCAGAGCTGAGCGTGGACCTGCGGGCCGCCCCTCTGCAGGCGACGGTGTCCACGTCGCAGCACACGCAGGTGGTGGACCTCGGTTCACATTTCGGGCTCGACCTGATCGGCGACACGGAGACAGCGGGTCGCGAGGAACCCTGCCTCACGCTGGG
The Gemmatimonas sp. UBA7669 DNA segment above includes these coding regions:
- the glmM gene encoding phosphoglucosamine mutase — translated: MISTRRPMAFDGLMVSVSGVRGRVAEALTPEVVATFAAAFGAWASRDGNFKVVVGRDSRVSGPMFTRIVHGALESVGCTVIDIGMAPTPTIQLAVEHHHAAGGLGITASHNPIEWNALKFIGPSGLFLSAAEGAEMRALLDSGIPRATWDKLGHITRDDEAVARHLEQLLALPWLDVEGIRSRRFRVALDCCHGAGSVIMPALLSELGCEVYGINMESDGRFHRPPEPVPENLGELEALVRATQAHVGFATDPDVDRLALVLDDGKAPGEDYTLAFAVRAVLRHRRGPVVTNLSTSKVVSDVADEMGVPFHFAKVGEVNVALAMRDLGATIGGEGNGGVILPELHLGRDAPLGAALMLQLMHEEGRPLSQLKAERPQYVIVKDKLDRPDAPLDAVYEALRAAFADARADTQDGLRLDWSDRWVHLRPSGTEPIVRVIAEAPTDADARALIAQARGPLDALVSL